In the Corythoichthys intestinalis isolate RoL2023-P3 chromosome 12, ASM3026506v1, whole genome shotgun sequence genome, one interval contains:
- the LOC130927440 gene encoding zinc finger protein Helios-like isoform X1, giving the protein MEALNGYSASNGQCSPVREKSRISTPNGQNEPYHSPTDLNDKQIKQEDTSEETDNISSVCEPQTGEEGTVAEESMAGSPSHAQDGISGQNMPLDSTTRQPNGDRPFQCNQCGVSFTQKGNLLRHIKLHTGEKPFKCPFCSYACRRRDALTGHLRTHAVGKPHKCNYCGRSYKQRSSLEEHKERCHSYLQSIGLDSTAKTGPYAGELPKEPRPMATFERPLVIERMHSNVGKRKSTTPQKFVGEKLGRFSYPEMGYEMGLKFEKQAELLSAHMMDQAMNNAITYLGSDTIRPILHHTGHPLSITEVMPMVNPLYHHVLPLDPRVERTGNTDSLPHQAPLHPDFPSHTVSNGPASLSRHGKPNQSVHEESPSNSGGDSPESARSSPQERNTNPGNNLPSSLRSRSSPAIYSSDHMTDVSPRAGSGTGSGVLRESAERPAVQEGVRVFGREGRELRAFQCDHCQVLFLDHVMYTIHMGCHGYRDPLECNICGYRSKDRYEFSSHIVRGEHTFH; this is encoded by the exons ATCTGAATGATAAACAGATAAAGCAAGAAGACACAAGTGAGGAAACTGACAACATAAGCTCAGTGTGTGAGCCCCAAACAGGAGAAGAAGGGACAGTCGCAGAGGAATCTATGGCTGGGAGCCCAAGTCATGCACAAGATGGAATATCCGGACAAAATATGCCATTGGATTCAACTACTCGACAACCAAACG GTGACCGGCCATTCCAGTGCAACCAGTGTGGTGTCTCGTTCACTCAGAAGGGAAACCTGCTGCGGCACATTAAGTTGCACACAGGTGAAAAACCCTTTAAATGCCCATTCTGCAGCTATGCCTGTCGCCGCCGTGATGCTCTCACGGGCCATCTGCGCACACATGCTG TGGGCAAACCACACAAGTGCAACTACTGCGGGCGGAGCTACAAACAACGCAGTTCCCTTGAGGAGCACAAAGAACGCTGCCATAGTTACCTGCAGAGCATTGGGCTGGACTCAACTGCCAAAACGGGCCCTTATGCAG GTGAGCTTCCGAAAGAGCCTAGGCCTATGGCTACGTTTGAGCGACCGCTCGTTATTGAAAGAATGCACAGTAATGTTGGGAAAAGGAAGAGCACCACACCCCAGAAATTTGTGG GTGAAAAGTTGGGGCGCTTCAGCTACCCTGAAATGGGATACGAGATGGGCCTCAAGTTTGAGAAACAGGCTGAACTGTTATCAGCCCATATGATGGACCAGGCTATGAACAATGCCATCACATACCTAGGATCAGACACAATTAGGCCCATTCTCCACCACACAGGGCACCCACTCTCCATAACTGAGGTGATGCCCATGGTCAACCCTCTCTACCATCATGTTCTGCCTCTTGACCCGAGAGTTGAGCGTACAGGGAATACTGACTCGCTGCCGCATCAGGCCCCATTACACCCTGATTTTCCCAGCCACACCGTCTCCAACGGTCCCGCTTCTTTGTCTCGGCATGGAAAACCAAACCAGTCGGTTCACGAAGAGTCGCCGAGCAACAGCGGAGGAGACTCACCCGAGTCGGCCCGCAGCAGCCCTCAGGAACGGAACACTAACCCTGGTAACAATCTGCCATCCAGTCTCAGGTCACGATCAAGCCCAGCAATTTATTCGAGTGATCACATGACAGATGTGTCACCCAGAGCTGGGTCAGGCACTGGGAGCGGGGTACTTCGTGAATCCGCAGAGAGGCCTGCAGTCCAGGaaggggtgcgggtttttggaagAGAAGGCAGGGAGTTGCGAGCCTTCCAGTGTGACCATTGCCAAGTGCTCTTCCTGGACCATGTCATGTACACTATCCATATGGGTTGCCATGGATACAGGGATCCACTGGAATGTAACATATGCGGTTACCGCAGCAAAGACCGTTATGAGTTCTCCTCACATATTGTCCGCGGTGAACATACATTCCACTAA
- the LOC130927440 gene encoding zinc finger protein Helios-like isoform X3 yields MEALNGYSASNGQCSPVREKSRISTPNGQNEPYHSPTDLNDKQIKQEDTSEETDNISSVCEPQTGEEGTVAEESMAGSPSHAQDGISGQNMPLDSTTRQPNGDRPFQCNQCGVSFTQKGNLLRHIKLHTGEKPFKCPFCSYACRRRDALTGHLRTHAVGKPHKCNYCGRSYKQRSSLEEHKERCHSYLQSIGLDSTAKTGPYAGEKLGRFSYPEMGYEMGLKFEKQAELLSAHMMDQAMNNAITYLGSDTIRPILHHTGHPLSITEVMPMVNPLYHHVLPLDPRVERTGNTDSLPHQAPLHPDFPSHTVSNGPASLSRHGKPNQSVHEESPSNSGGDSPESARSSPQERNTNPGNNLPSSLRSRSSPAIYSSDHMTDVSPRAGSGTGSGVLRESAERPAVQEGVRVFGREGRELRAFQCDHCQVLFLDHVMYTIHMGCHGYRDPLECNICGYRSKDRYEFSSHIVRGEHTFH; encoded by the exons ATCTGAATGATAAACAGATAAAGCAAGAAGACACAAGTGAGGAAACTGACAACATAAGCTCAGTGTGTGAGCCCCAAACAGGAGAAGAAGGGACAGTCGCAGAGGAATCTATGGCTGGGAGCCCAAGTCATGCACAAGATGGAATATCCGGACAAAATATGCCATTGGATTCAACTACTCGACAACCAAACG GTGACCGGCCATTCCAGTGCAACCAGTGTGGTGTCTCGTTCACTCAGAAGGGAAACCTGCTGCGGCACATTAAGTTGCACACAGGTGAAAAACCCTTTAAATGCCCATTCTGCAGCTATGCCTGTCGCCGCCGTGATGCTCTCACGGGCCATCTGCGCACACATGCTG TGGGCAAACCACACAAGTGCAACTACTGCGGGCGGAGCTACAAACAACGCAGTTCCCTTGAGGAGCACAAAGAACGCTGCCATAGTTACCTGCAGAGCATTGGGCTGGACTCAACTGCCAAAACGGGCCCTTATGCAG GTGAAAAGTTGGGGCGCTTCAGCTACCCTGAAATGGGATACGAGATGGGCCTCAAGTTTGAGAAACAGGCTGAACTGTTATCAGCCCATATGATGGACCAGGCTATGAACAATGCCATCACATACCTAGGATCAGACACAATTAGGCCCATTCTCCACCACACAGGGCACCCACTCTCCATAACTGAGGTGATGCCCATGGTCAACCCTCTCTACCATCATGTTCTGCCTCTTGACCCGAGAGTTGAGCGTACAGGGAATACTGACTCGCTGCCGCATCAGGCCCCATTACACCCTGATTTTCCCAGCCACACCGTCTCCAACGGTCCCGCTTCTTTGTCTCGGCATGGAAAACCAAACCAGTCGGTTCACGAAGAGTCGCCGAGCAACAGCGGAGGAGACTCACCCGAGTCGGCCCGCAGCAGCCCTCAGGAACGGAACACTAACCCTGGTAACAATCTGCCATCCAGTCTCAGGTCACGATCAAGCCCAGCAATTTATTCGAGTGATCACATGACAGATGTGTCACCCAGAGCTGGGTCAGGCACTGGGAGCGGGGTACTTCGTGAATCCGCAGAGAGGCCTGCAGTCCAGGaaggggtgcgggtttttggaagAGAAGGCAGGGAGTTGCGAGCCTTCCAGTGTGACCATTGCCAAGTGCTCTTCCTGGACCATGTCATGTACACTATCCATATGGGTTGCCATGGATACAGGGATCCACTGGAATGTAACATATGCGGTTACCGCAGCAAAGACCGTTATGAGTTCTCCTCACATATTGTCCGCGGTGAACATACATTCCACTAA
- the LOC130927440 gene encoding zinc finger protein Helios-like isoform X2 → MATLLVTVNALLLGRNQEYQHQMDKMSPIILLLIKQEDTSEETDNISSVCEPQTGEEGTVAEESMAGSPSHAQDGISGQNMPLDSTTRQPNGDRPFQCNQCGVSFTQKGNLLRHIKLHTGEKPFKCPFCSYACRRRDALTGHLRTHAVGKPHKCNYCGRSYKQRSSLEEHKERCHSYLQSIGLDSTAKTGPYAGELPKEPRPMATFERPLVIERMHSNVGKRKSTTPQKFVGEKLGRFSYPEMGYEMGLKFEKQAELLSAHMMDQAMNNAITYLGSDTIRPILHHTGHPLSITEVMPMVNPLYHHVLPLDPRVERTGNTDSLPHQAPLHPDFPSHTVSNGPASLSRHGKPNQSVHEESPSNSGGDSPESARSSPQERNTNPGNNLPSSLRSRSSPAIYSSDHMTDVSPRAGSGTGSGVLRESAERPAVQEGVRVFGREGRELRAFQCDHCQVLFLDHVMYTIHMGCHGYRDPLECNICGYRSKDRYEFSSHIVRGEHTFH, encoded by the exons ATAAAGCAAGAAGACACAAGTGAGGAAACTGACAACATAAGCTCAGTGTGTGAGCCCCAAACAGGAGAAGAAGGGACAGTCGCAGAGGAATCTATGGCTGGGAGCCCAAGTCATGCACAAGATGGAATATCCGGACAAAATATGCCATTGGATTCAACTACTCGACAACCAAACG GTGACCGGCCATTCCAGTGCAACCAGTGTGGTGTCTCGTTCACTCAGAAGGGAAACCTGCTGCGGCACATTAAGTTGCACACAGGTGAAAAACCCTTTAAATGCCCATTCTGCAGCTATGCCTGTCGCCGCCGTGATGCTCTCACGGGCCATCTGCGCACACATGCTG TGGGCAAACCACACAAGTGCAACTACTGCGGGCGGAGCTACAAACAACGCAGTTCCCTTGAGGAGCACAAAGAACGCTGCCATAGTTACCTGCAGAGCATTGGGCTGGACTCAACTGCCAAAACGGGCCCTTATGCAG GTGAGCTTCCGAAAGAGCCTAGGCCTATGGCTACGTTTGAGCGACCGCTCGTTATTGAAAGAATGCACAGTAATGTTGGGAAAAGGAAGAGCACCACACCCCAGAAATTTGTGG GTGAAAAGTTGGGGCGCTTCAGCTACCCTGAAATGGGATACGAGATGGGCCTCAAGTTTGAGAAACAGGCTGAACTGTTATCAGCCCATATGATGGACCAGGCTATGAACAATGCCATCACATACCTAGGATCAGACACAATTAGGCCCATTCTCCACCACACAGGGCACCCACTCTCCATAACTGAGGTGATGCCCATGGTCAACCCTCTCTACCATCATGTTCTGCCTCTTGACCCGAGAGTTGAGCGTACAGGGAATACTGACTCGCTGCCGCATCAGGCCCCATTACACCCTGATTTTCCCAGCCACACCGTCTCCAACGGTCCCGCTTCTTTGTCTCGGCATGGAAAACCAAACCAGTCGGTTCACGAAGAGTCGCCGAGCAACAGCGGAGGAGACTCACCCGAGTCGGCCCGCAGCAGCCCTCAGGAACGGAACACTAACCCTGGTAACAATCTGCCATCCAGTCTCAGGTCACGATCAAGCCCAGCAATTTATTCGAGTGATCACATGACAGATGTGTCACCCAGAGCTGGGTCAGGCACTGGGAGCGGGGTACTTCGTGAATCCGCAGAGAGGCCTGCAGTCCAGGaaggggtgcgggtttttggaagAGAAGGCAGGGAGTTGCGAGCCTTCCAGTGTGACCATTGCCAAGTGCTCTTCCTGGACCATGTCATGTACACTATCCATATGGGTTGCCATGGATACAGGGATCCACTGGAATGTAACATATGCGGTTACCGCAGCAAAGACCGTTATGAGTTCTCCTCACATATTGTCCGCGGTGAACATACATTCCACTAA
- the LOC130927440 gene encoding zinc finger protein Helios-like isoform X4: protein MAGSPSHAQDGISGQNMPLDSTTRQPNGDRPFQCNQCGVSFTQKGNLLRHIKLHTGEKPFKCPFCSYACRRRDALTGHLRTHAVGKPHKCNYCGRSYKQRSSLEEHKERCHSYLQSIGLDSTAKTGPYAGELPKEPRPMATFERPLVIERMHSNVGKRKSTTPQKFVGEKLGRFSYPEMGYEMGLKFEKQAELLSAHMMDQAMNNAITYLGSDTIRPILHHTGHPLSITEVMPMVNPLYHHVLPLDPRVERTGNTDSLPHQAPLHPDFPSHTVSNGPASLSRHGKPNQSVHEESPSNSGGDSPESARSSPQERNTNPGNNLPSSLRSRSSPAIYSSDHMTDVSPRAGSGTGSGVLRESAERPAVQEGVRVFGREGRELRAFQCDHCQVLFLDHVMYTIHMGCHGYRDPLECNICGYRSKDRYEFSSHIVRGEHTFH from the exons ATGGCTGGGAGCCCAAGTCATGCACAAGATGGAATATCCGGACAAAATATGCCATTGGATTCAACTACTCGACAACCAAACG GTGACCGGCCATTCCAGTGCAACCAGTGTGGTGTCTCGTTCACTCAGAAGGGAAACCTGCTGCGGCACATTAAGTTGCACACAGGTGAAAAACCCTTTAAATGCCCATTCTGCAGCTATGCCTGTCGCCGCCGTGATGCTCTCACGGGCCATCTGCGCACACATGCTG TGGGCAAACCACACAAGTGCAACTACTGCGGGCGGAGCTACAAACAACGCAGTTCCCTTGAGGAGCACAAAGAACGCTGCCATAGTTACCTGCAGAGCATTGGGCTGGACTCAACTGCCAAAACGGGCCCTTATGCAG GTGAGCTTCCGAAAGAGCCTAGGCCTATGGCTACGTTTGAGCGACCGCTCGTTATTGAAAGAATGCACAGTAATGTTGGGAAAAGGAAGAGCACCACACCCCAGAAATTTGTGG GTGAAAAGTTGGGGCGCTTCAGCTACCCTGAAATGGGATACGAGATGGGCCTCAAGTTTGAGAAACAGGCTGAACTGTTATCAGCCCATATGATGGACCAGGCTATGAACAATGCCATCACATACCTAGGATCAGACACAATTAGGCCCATTCTCCACCACACAGGGCACCCACTCTCCATAACTGAGGTGATGCCCATGGTCAACCCTCTCTACCATCATGTTCTGCCTCTTGACCCGAGAGTTGAGCGTACAGGGAATACTGACTCGCTGCCGCATCAGGCCCCATTACACCCTGATTTTCCCAGCCACACCGTCTCCAACGGTCCCGCTTCTTTGTCTCGGCATGGAAAACCAAACCAGTCGGTTCACGAAGAGTCGCCGAGCAACAGCGGAGGAGACTCACCCGAGTCGGCCCGCAGCAGCCCTCAGGAACGGAACACTAACCCTGGTAACAATCTGCCATCCAGTCTCAGGTCACGATCAAGCCCAGCAATTTATTCGAGTGATCACATGACAGATGTGTCACCCAGAGCTGGGTCAGGCACTGGGAGCGGGGTACTTCGTGAATCCGCAGAGAGGCCTGCAGTCCAGGaaggggtgcgggtttttggaagAGAAGGCAGGGAGTTGCGAGCCTTCCAGTGTGACCATTGCCAAGTGCTCTTCCTGGACCATGTCATGTACACTATCCATATGGGTTGCCATGGATACAGGGATCCACTGGAATGTAACATATGCGGTTACCGCAGCAAAGACCGTTATGAGTTCTCCTCACATATTGTCCGCGGTGAACATACATTCCACTAA